Proteins encoded within one genomic window of Bacteroidota bacterium:
- a CDS encoding DUF177 domain-containing protein, producing the protein MDRLFEKKYSVDVPKLGYGLNQESFTVDDAFFAAFEFSPIHQGNLKVAVTIDKSSTHLDAKFHFTGEIMIECDRCLEPYPFPLEFETRVVYAFDAELEFDTDEVVLIEESLPTLFFAQDFYDFIILQLPLRRVPEPEVHLCAPNVLELLGMNPDGSLKEPAPVEEEEEVADPRWEALKKLKDKKD; encoded by the coding sequence GTGGACAGATTGTTTGAAAAGAAGTATTCTGTCGATGTACCCAAACTAGGGTACGGACTGAATCAGGAGTCATTTACTGTAGATGATGCGTTCTTTGCGGCCTTTGAATTTTCGCCGATTCATCAAGGGAACTTGAAAGTTGCAGTGACGATCGACAAATCGTCTACGCATCTTGATGCCAAGTTCCATTTTACGGGGGAGATCATGATAGAGTGCGACCGTTGTTTGGAGCCCTATCCGTTTCCTTTGGAATTTGAAACGCGCGTGGTTTATGCATTTGATGCGGAATTGGAGTTTGACACAGATGAAGTTGTCTTGATTGAAGAATCATTGCCTACTTTGTTTTTTGCACAGGACTTCTATGACTTCATCATTTTGCAATTGCCCCTGCGCAGGGTTCCCGAACCGGAAGTACACTTATGTGCACCCAACGTTCTCGAATTGCTCGGCATGAATCCCGATGGTAGCTTGAAAGAGCCCGCCCCGGTTGAAGAGGAAGAGGAAGTTGCTGACCCGAGGTGGGAAGCACTCAAAAAGTTAAAAGATAAAAAGGACTAA
- the rpmF gene encoding 50S ribosomal protein L32 has product MAHPKRKISKTRRDKRRTHHKLESKPIYIDAVSGEATLYHRVCLESGYYRGRQVMEGKDDL; this is encoded by the coding sequence ATGGCACATCCTAAACGTAAGATTTCCAAGACAAGAAGGGACAAACGTCGCACCCACCACAAGTTGGAGTCGAAGCCCATCTACATTGATGCCGTGAGCGGGGAAGCAACCCTCTACCATCGCGTTTGCCTTGAAAGCGGTTACTACCGCGGTCGGCAGGTGATGGAAGGGAAAGACGACCTGTAA
- the plsX gene encoding phosphate acyltransferase PlsX, which produces MRIGVDIMGGDYAPAAPIEGAILALKSLGQKAEIVLIGDETLIRSELQARGHNPEAFSIVHTDQVIGMEESPTKAVASKPRSSINVGMGMVKQKTLDGFVSAGNTGAMLVASVMGLGKIEGVMRPTIGALIEIGEGRKALLCDVGANVDCKPEVLLQFGILAKVFLESVHKIQAPRIGLMNVGEEEGKGPEAVKAAHQLMKGTDKFDFVGNVEGRDIYRGHADAYVCDGFTGNVVLKFGESMYELLKSRFPADDFIETFNFENYGGVPVLGVKGISIIGHGISTAKAVESMILSAVLAAEGNLVAKIESAFASFQSENPIIV; this is translated from the coding sequence ATGCGCATCGGAGTGGATATCATGGGCGGGGACTATGCCCCCGCCGCTCCGATCGAGGGTGCCATTTTGGCACTGAAAAGTCTCGGCCAAAAAGCTGAGATTGTCTTGATCGGCGACGAAACCCTTATTCGCTCAGAACTTCAGGCCCGGGGTCACAACCCCGAGGCCTTTTCTATTGTGCATACCGATCAAGTGATCGGCATGGAGGAATCCCCCACCAAGGCGGTCGCATCCAAGCCAAGATCTTCGATCAATGTCGGCATGGGCATGGTCAAGCAAAAAACGCTTGACGGATTTGTCAGTGCCGGCAATACCGGCGCCATGTTGGTGGCTTCGGTCATGGGACTGGGTAAAATCGAGGGCGTCATGCGTCCCACGATCGGCGCATTGATCGAGATCGGGGAAGGCAGAAAAGCACTGCTCTGCGATGTCGGGGCCAATGTCGATTGCAAGCCCGAGGTCCTCCTCCAATTTGGCATCTTGGCGAAAGTCTTCCTGGAGAGCGTCCACAAAATTCAAGCGCCGCGAATCGGACTCATGAATGTCGGCGAAGAGGAAGGCAAAGGTCCGGAAGCTGTCAAGGCGGCCCACCAATTGATGAAGGGGACCGACAAATTTGACTTCGTCGGAAACGTCGAGGGCAGGGACATCTATCGCGGTCATGCAGACGCCTATGTCTGCGATGGCTTTACCGGAAATGTCGTGCTCAAATTTGGGGAGTCCATGTATGAACTGCTCAAAAGCCGTTTTCCAGCCGACGACTTCATCGAGACATTCAATTTCGAAAATTACGGAGGTGTGCCTGTCTTGGGCGTCAAAGGCATCTCCATCATTGGTCATGGCATCAGCACGGCCAAGGCGGTAGAAAGTATGATTTTGAGCGCGGTTTTGGCTGCCGAAGGCAACCTTGTCGCCAAAATCGAATCCGCATTTGCATCCTTCCAATCGGAGAATCCCATTATCGTATGA
- a CDS encoding ketoacyl-ACP synthase III, with product MRTAAITALGHFLPEDRLTNADLEKMVDTNDAWIQERTGITERRILKNGATSDMAIAAVNELLERRGIKASEIDMLICATVTPDHTFPATANIITAAVGANNAWGFDLEAACSGLLYGLVIGSKFIETGTHKKVVVVGADKMSSIIDYTDRNTCVLFGDGCGALLLEPNEEGLGIIDSSLHSDGNGKKHLHMVAGGSRKPASIETVTNREHYVYQEGVYVFKFAVTKMADVVADVMARNHLTADDIAYLVPHQANKRIIDACAERMGVGSEKVMINIQRYGNTTGGTIPLCLWDWKDELKKGDNLILAAVGGGFTWGAIYLKWAI from the coding sequence ATGAGAACAGCAGCGATCACGGCCCTTGGCCATTTCCTTCCTGAAGACCGCCTCACCAATGCCGACCTCGAAAAGATGGTCGATACCAATGATGCTTGGATTCAGGAGCGCACCGGCATCACGGAACGTCGCATTCTGAAAAACGGAGCGACCTCTGACATGGCCATCGCAGCTGTGAACGAATTGCTGGAACGCCGTGGCATCAAGGCGAGCGAGATCGACATGCTCATCTGCGCCACTGTGACGCCTGACCATACCTTTCCGGCAACTGCCAATATCATCACCGCTGCCGTTGGTGCCAACAATGCTTGGGGCTTTGACTTGGAAGCTGCATGCTCCGGCCTGCTCTACGGATTGGTGATCGGATCGAAATTCATCGAAACCGGAACCCACAAAAAAGTGGTCGTCGTAGGTGCCGACAAGATGTCGAGCATCATTGACTATACCGACCGCAACACCTGCGTGTTGTTTGGCGATGGTTGCGGTGCCTTGTTGCTGGAACCCAACGAGGAGGGCCTCGGCATCATCGACTCAAGCCTACATTCGGATGGAAACGGTAAAAAGCACTTGCACATGGTTGCAGGTGGAAGCCGCAAGCCGGCAAGCATTGAAACCGTCACCAACCGCGAGCATTACGTTTATCAGGAAGGCGTCTATGTTTTCAAATTCGCGGTGACCAAAATGGCCGACGTCGTTGCAGACGTCATGGCACGCAACCACCTTACAGCCGATGACATTGCCTACTTGGTGCCTCACCAAGCAAACAAGCGCATCATCGACGCATGTGCCGAACGCATGGGCGTCGGCTCGGAGAAGGTGATGATCAACATACAACGGTACGGAAATACGACCGGCGGCACGATTCCGCTTTGTCTCTGGGACTGGAAAGATGAGCTCAAAAAGGGCGACAACCTTATTTTGGCAGCCG